One Desulfatiglans anilini DSM 4660 DNA window includes the following coding sequences:
- a CDS encoding addiction module antidote protein, translating to MPKKTKTRPWDAAEHLESKEDMAAYLEAALEDGDPALAAAALGDIARAKGMADIARETGLGRESLYKALSPEGNPEFATVMKVVRALGLKLCATTGEP from the coding sequence ATGCCCAAGAAAACCAAAACGCGACCCTGGGATGCTGCAGAACATTTAGAAAGCAAAGAGGACATGGCCGCCTATCTGGAGGCTGCCCTGGAAGACGGTGACCCTGCCCTTGCTGCGGCTGCTTTGGGGGACATCGCGCGCGCCAAAGGAATGGCTGATATCGCACGTGAGACGGGACTTGGCCGCGAAAGTCTCTACAAGGCATTGTCGCCCGAAGGGAACCCCGAATTCGCCACGGTCATGAAGGTCGTCAGGGCGCTTGGCCTGAAATTGTGCGCCACGACCGGTGAACCCTGA
- a CDS encoding MBL fold metallo-hydrolase, whose protein sequence is MKTRLSILCDNCILGSGFIGEHGFSVLIERDGERSLFDTGPGLSLPLNLKRFKTDLKGLSRIFISHGHYDHTGGLEYAVGQAGPVEIVAHPDVFARHMVEDPSRGDTAPRYIGCPFTRESLEAKGARFRFLDHTEEAAPGIWFLAGLNPPVERRPKDDRLLLEQEGGIGPDLIPDDASLLIQTDTGPILLLGCAHAGVLNILDYLEHDMGIHQLHAILGGTHLMFYGPEMVPAFAERIRQFSVSLLAVSHCTGLGPTLELARLLGDRFTIAAVGRVFDF, encoded by the coding sequence ATGAAAACGAGACTCTCCATCCTCTGTGACAATTGCATCCTGGGCTCGGGCTTCATTGGGGAGCATGGGTTCAGCGTCCTGATCGAACGCGACGGGGAACGCTCCCTCTTCGACACGGGGCCGGGCCTTTCGCTGCCCCTCAATCTGAAGCGCTTCAAGACCGACCTGAAAGGCCTCTCCAGGATCTTCATCAGCCATGGACACTACGACCACACGGGGGGGCTCGAATACGCCGTCGGCCAGGCCGGACCCGTCGAGATCGTCGCGCACCCCGATGTCTTCGCCCGCCACATGGTGGAGGACCCGTCTCGCGGCGACACCGCACCCCGCTACATCGGCTGCCCGTTCACGCGCGAGAGCCTGGAGGCGAAAGGCGCCCGATTCCGCTTTCTGGACCACACCGAGGAAGCGGCCCCCGGCATCTGGTTCCTGGCCGGACTGAACCCGCCGGTCGAGCGGCGGCCGAAGGACGACCGGCTCCTCCTCGAACAGGAAGGCGGGATTGGCCCCGATCTCATCCCGGACGATGCAAGCCTCCTGATCCAGACGGACACGGGCCCGATCCTGCTGCTCGGCTGCGCCCATGCCGGGGTGCTCAACATCCTCGATTACCTGGAGCATGACATGGGGATCCATCAACTCCACGCCATTCTCGGCGGCACCCACCTTATGTTCTACGGGCCCGAGATGGTCCCGGCCTTCGCCGAAAGGATCCGACAGTTTTCCGTGTCCCTTCTGGCGGTCTCGCACTGCACCGGCCTCGGCCCAACGCTCGAACTGGCCCGCCTCCTCGGCGACCGCTTCACCATCGCCGCCGTAGGGCGCGTCTTCGACTTTTAA